A region from the Paenarthrobacter aurescens genome encodes:
- a CDS encoding TerC family protein: MQLPVWFEIGSFVVLGIILLIDLLLVVKRPHEPSMKEAGLWVGFYVALALLFAVAMFVFAGPEYGGQFVAGWVTEYSLSIDNLFVFIIIMARFSVPRKYQQEVLMVGIIIALILRGIFIALGAVVIEQFSWVFYIFGAFLLWTAWKQAKDSGEDEEEGAENPLIARLRKVLPMSEKFDGNKIRTVVDGKKVFTPMLIVFITIGLTDLLFAVDSIPAIFGLTQSAFIVFTANIFALMGLRQLYFLLGGLMTRLVYLKHALSVILAFIGVKLVLHAMHVNELPFINGGQHIEWAPEIPTYVSLAVIVGTIIIAVVASLMSPQARQAKLDARLEADAKKTMSEAE, from the coding sequence ATGCAGCTACCCGTCTGGTTTGAGATCGGCTCATTTGTCGTTCTTGGAATCATCCTGCTCATCGACCTCCTGTTGGTCGTAAAGCGTCCCCATGAACCTTCCATGAAGGAAGCCGGCCTGTGGGTCGGCTTCTATGTCGCTCTCGCTCTGCTCTTCGCAGTGGCAATGTTCGTCTTTGCAGGCCCCGAATACGGCGGCCAATTCGTCGCAGGCTGGGTCACCGAATACAGCTTGAGCATCGACAACCTGTTCGTATTCATCATCATCATGGCCCGTTTCTCGGTGCCCCGTAAGTACCAGCAGGAAGTGCTGATGGTGGGCATCATCATCGCGCTGATCCTGCGTGGTATCTTCATCGCCCTGGGTGCAGTAGTCATCGAGCAGTTCAGCTGGGTCTTCTACATCTTTGGAGCGTTCCTCCTCTGGACTGCCTGGAAGCAGGCCAAGGATTCCGGCGAAGATGAGGAAGAAGGCGCCGAGAACCCGCTGATTGCCCGCCTTCGCAAGGTCTTGCCGATGTCCGAAAAGTTTGACGGCAACAAGATCCGCACCGTAGTTGACGGTAAGAAGGTCTTCACCCCGATGCTGATCGTCTTCATCACGATCGGCCTGACCGACCTCCTGTTCGCCGTTGACTCCATTCCCGCCATCTTCGGCCTGACCCAAAGCGCGTTCATCGTCTTCACCGCGAATATCTTCGCTTTGATGGGCCTGCGTCAGTTGTACTTCCTCCTCGGCGGACTCATGACACGCCTGGTTTACCTCAAGCACGCACTGTCCGTGATCCTGGCATTCATCGGCGTGAAGCTTGTCCTGCACGCCATGCACGTCAACGAGCTTCCGTTCATCAACGGCGGCCAGCACATCGAATGGGCTCCTGAGATTCCCACGTATGTTTCCCTGGCTGTCATCGTCGGCACCATCATCATTGCTGTCGTAGCCAGCCTGATGAGCCCGCAGGCGCGGCAGGCCAAGCTGGATGCCCGGCTCGAGGCTGACGCCAAAAAGACCATGAGCGAGGCAGAGTAA
- a CDS encoding CoA transferase → MEPVPDLSAGLRRVKAVDAEPAAVCTGPRRWWGGVLDVEGLALGSVQSAATALNALTGSTGRYSVDAGLTAAAFDSLGHLRIDGRKPQGFAPTSGFRRTADGWIRLHANYPHHAAHLMEALSAATPQDVERALLAMTSLEAEEVIVAHKGVATAVRSREEWVSSAMHPAAKSGPWISLTGNDAAPPAWVGSPWVPAKDPLRPLEGLKVLDLTRVIAGPTATRFLGALGADVLRVDPPFLPELPEAFIDAGFDKRSAEADFRQTADLAAIHGLVASADVVATGYRNGVLDRYGLGSEALLAANPGVIAVSLSAWGNSGPWRQLRGFDSLVQAACGIAVSYGMKDDDGWKPGALPVQALDHATGYGLAAAVLTLLVERLRAGKGGSAVLSLARTAEELIALPTSEQEVPVNPLPEPRYLSAGSAYGELRFVGPPLLVDGTPLRYRRPPMLYGASTLAWQQEAGEPLVSSNA, encoded by the coding sequence ATGGAACCAGTACCTGATCTGTCCGCCGGTTTGCGCAGGGTGAAAGCTGTCGATGCCGAGCCGGCGGCGGTCTGTACTGGTCCGCGTCGTTGGTGGGGTGGCGTCCTGGACGTTGAGGGGCTGGCGCTGGGCTCGGTACAAAGTGCCGCAACGGCGCTGAACGCGTTGACCGGGTCCACCGGGAGATACTCGGTTGACGCGGGGCTGACTGCAGCTGCTTTTGATTCATTGGGGCACCTTCGGATTGACGGGCGGAAGCCGCAGGGCTTTGCACCGACATCCGGCTTCCGGCGCACAGCAGACGGCTGGATCCGCCTGCACGCCAATTACCCCCATCACGCGGCGCACTTGATGGAAGCCCTATCTGCCGCCACGCCGCAGGACGTCGAGCGTGCCCTGTTAGCCATGACCTCCCTGGAGGCCGAGGAAGTGATCGTGGCACACAAGGGTGTGGCTACCGCCGTACGGAGCCGCGAGGAGTGGGTTTCCTCGGCCATGCATCCGGCGGCAAAGTCAGGGCCTTGGATCAGTCTTACAGGGAATGATGCCGCACCCCCGGCTTGGGTTGGCTCCCCCTGGGTGCCTGCCAAGGATCCCCTCCGGCCGTTGGAGGGCTTGAAGGTGCTCGATCTGACCCGTGTGATCGCCGGCCCCACGGCCACCCGATTCCTTGGGGCGTTGGGAGCAGACGTTCTGCGCGTTGATCCTCCGTTTCTTCCGGAACTGCCGGAAGCATTCATCGACGCAGGGTTCGACAAACGCAGCGCTGAAGCTGATTTCCGGCAGACCGCGGACCTGGCAGCCATTCACGGTCTTGTGGCCTCTGCCGATGTGGTGGCCACCGGTTACCGGAACGGGGTCCTGGACAGATACGGTTTGGGCTCTGAAGCGCTGCTGGCTGCCAATCCTGGCGTGATTGCAGTTTCGTTGTCCGCTTGGGGCAACAGCGGGCCGTGGCGGCAGCTGCGAGGTTTCGACAGCCTTGTTCAGGCCGCCTGCGGGATCGCAGTGAGTTACGGAATGAAGGACGACGACGGCTGGAAACCTGGCGCGCTTCCCGTCCAGGCCTTGGACCACGCCACCGGCTACGGGCTGGCCGCAGCGGTGCTGACTTTATTGGTGGAACGGCTAAGAGCCGGGAAGGGCGGGTCAGCGGTGCTTTCTTTGGCGCGGACTGCTGAAGAACTCATCGCCCTGCCCACCAGTGAGCAAGAGGTCCCTGTGAACCCGCTCCCCGAGCCGAGGTATCTCAGTGCAGGCAGCGCCTACGGCGAGCTCAGGTTTGTAGGGCCGCCCCTGCTGGTTGACGGCACTCCGCTGCGCTACAGGCGCCCGCCCATGCTTTATGGAGCGTCCACGCTGGCTTGGCAGCAGGAAGCCGGCGAGCCCCTAGTAAGCTCGAATGCATGA
- the uvrB gene encoding excinuclease ABC subunit UvrB gives MSLAQEINRVVAPFEVISEFKPAGDQPTAIAELTERINNGEKDVVLLGATGTGKSATTAWLIEQVQRPTLVMVQNKTLAAQLANEFRELLPNNAVEYFVSYYDYYQPEAYVAQTDTFIEKDSSINEEVERLRHSATNALLTRRDVIVVATVSCIYGLGTPEEYIAGMVTLRKGAEMNRDHLLRKFVSMQYTRNDMDFHRGTFRVRGDTVEIIPMYEELAIRIEFFGDEIENIQTLHPLTGEVLRDEEEMYVFPASHYVAGPERMARAIKRIEDELADRLKVLEGQNKLVEAQRLRMRTTYDLEMMQQMGFCNGIENYSVHIDGREPGTAPHCLIDYFPDDFLLVVDESHVTIPQIGAMYEGDMSRKRNLVDFGFRLPSAMDNRPLKWDEFLERIGQTVYLSATPGKYELGKADGYVQQIIRPTGLIDPEVVVKPTKGQIDDLLGEIRTRTEKNERVLVTTLTKRMAEDLTDYLVGHGVKVEYLHSDVDTLRRVELLRELRMGVFDVLVGINLLREGLDLPEVSLVSILDADKEGFLRSSTSLIQTIGRAARNVSGQVHMYADRITDSMAHAIEETNRRRAIQVKYNTEHGIDPQPLRKKIADITDQLAKEDADTQELLNNNRLAKGAKRGKSAAKGASTVRQDGLAAAPAEDLVGLIEQLTEQMHGAAAELQFEVAARIRDEVKELKRELRQMQSAGHA, from the coding sequence ATGAGCCTTGCCCAGGAAATCAACCGTGTCGTCGCGCCTTTCGAAGTGATCAGTGAATTCAAGCCCGCCGGTGATCAGCCCACCGCTATTGCGGAGCTGACCGAACGAATCAACAACGGCGAAAAAGACGTCGTTCTCCTTGGCGCTACCGGCACTGGTAAGAGTGCCACCACCGCATGGCTCATTGAGCAGGTCCAGCGGCCCACATTGGTGATGGTCCAGAACAAGACCCTCGCTGCGCAATTGGCCAATGAGTTCAGAGAGCTGCTGCCCAATAATGCTGTGGAGTACTTTGTTTCCTACTACGACTACTACCAGCCCGAGGCATACGTAGCGCAGACGGATACCTTCATTGAGAAGGATTCCTCCATCAACGAGGAAGTCGAACGGCTCCGCCACTCAGCTACCAACGCGCTGCTGACCCGCCGTGACGTGATCGTGGTGGCTACGGTGTCCTGCATCTACGGCCTGGGTACACCGGAAGAGTACATCGCGGGAATGGTCACCCTCCGCAAGGGTGCGGAAATGAACCGCGACCACCTCCTGCGCAAATTCGTGTCCATGCAGTACACACGTAATGACATGGACTTCCATCGGGGCACCTTCAGGGTTCGCGGGGACACTGTGGAGATCATCCCCATGTACGAGGAACTGGCCATCAGGATCGAGTTCTTCGGTGATGAGATCGAAAACATCCAGACTCTTCACCCGCTCACTGGCGAGGTACTCAGGGACGAGGAAGAAATGTACGTCTTCCCTGCCTCGCACTATGTGGCAGGTCCTGAACGCATGGCCCGCGCCATCAAACGCATCGAGGATGAACTTGCCGACCGCCTGAAGGTTCTTGAAGGTCAAAACAAGCTTGTTGAAGCCCAGCGGTTGAGGATGCGCACCACCTACGATCTCGAAATGATGCAGCAGATGGGTTTCTGCAACGGCATCGAAAACTACTCAGTCCACATCGATGGCCGGGAACCCGGAACGGCGCCTCACTGCCTGATCGACTACTTCCCGGACGACTTCCTTTTGGTAGTGGATGAATCCCACGTCACGATTCCCCAAATCGGTGCCATGTACGAGGGCGATATGTCCCGGAAGCGGAACCTCGTGGACTTTGGTTTCCGTCTGCCCTCCGCAATGGATAACCGGCCCCTGAAATGGGACGAGTTCCTCGAACGCATCGGCCAGACCGTGTATCTCTCCGCAACCCCGGGAAAGTACGAACTCGGCAAGGCCGATGGCTACGTGCAGCAGATCATTCGTCCCACGGGCCTGATCGATCCCGAGGTTGTGGTCAAGCCCACCAAGGGACAGATCGATGACCTCCTGGGCGAAATCAGGACCCGCACGGAAAAGAATGAACGCGTTCTGGTCACCACCCTGACCAAACGCATGGCCGAGGACCTTACCGACTACCTCGTGGGGCATGGAGTGAAGGTGGAGTACCTGCACTCGGACGTCGATACCCTGCGGCGGGTGGAGCTGCTCCGGGAACTGCGGATGGGCGTCTTTGACGTCCTGGTGGGTATCAACCTCCTGCGCGAAGGCCTGGACCTTCCCGAGGTTTCCCTCGTGAGCATTCTGGATGCGGACAAGGAAGGCTTCCTGCGTTCCTCCACATCGCTGATCCAGACCATCGGCCGTGCGGCCCGTAACGTCTCGGGCCAGGTCCATATGTACGCGGACAGGATTACCGATTCCATGGCTCACGCCATTGAAGAAACCAACCGCCGCCGGGCCATACAGGTGAAGTACAACACCGAACACGGCATTGACCCGCAGCCGTTGCGCAAGAAAATCGCCGACATCACCGATCAACTTGCCAAGGAAGACGCCGACACCCAGGAACTGCTCAACAACAACAGGCTCGCCAAGGGAGCCAAGCGCGGCAAGTCCGCCGCCAAGGGTGCTTCCACGGTTCGCCAGGATGGCCTTGCCGCAGCCCCGGCTGAAGACCTCGTTGGCCTCATAGAGCAACTGACAGAGCAGATGCACGGTGCCGCTGCTGAATTGCAGTTCGAAGTCGCCGCACGTATTCGTGATGAAGTCAAGGAGTTGAAGCGCGAATTACGCCAGATGCAGTCCGCCGGGCACGCCTAA
- a CDS encoding YigZ family protein, whose amino-acid sequence MEKEDDSRAGTYTTIANGPDVRHELEIRRSRFITVLRRSPDEETARSLVSDLRREFHDARHHCSAFVIGPDRMIQRSSDDGEPSGTAGIPMLEALIKRETLPKTADLSDVSAVVVRYFGGILLGAGGLVRAYSESVSAALDLAPMVQRRRLRLCAVEVPHADAGRLENELRSAGYVMAETGYEAGHAVLRLALADDSVTISEAHARLASLTAGRLELRPQGTEWVDIAR is encoded by the coding sequence GTGGAAAAAGAGGATGACAGCCGCGCGGGAACATACACAACAATCGCGAACGGCCCGGACGTCCGCCACGAACTGGAAATCCGCAGGTCCCGGTTTATCACTGTCCTTCGCCGGTCACCGGACGAAGAAACCGCACGCTCACTGGTCAGTGACCTTCGGCGCGAATTCCATGATGCCCGCCACCACTGCTCCGCCTTCGTCATAGGCCCCGATCGGATGATTCAACGCTCCAGCGACGACGGGGAGCCCTCGGGCACGGCAGGCATCCCCATGCTGGAGGCACTTATCAAGCGTGAGACGCTACCAAAGACGGCGGACCTCAGCGACGTAAGTGCCGTCGTCGTGCGCTATTTCGGTGGGATCCTGCTGGGTGCAGGAGGACTGGTCCGCGCCTACTCCGAGTCGGTATCTGCTGCCTTGGACCTGGCTCCGATGGTGCAGCGGCGGCGGCTTCGCTTGTGCGCAGTGGAGGTCCCCCACGCAGACGCCGGTCGATTGGAGAACGAACTTCGCAGCGCCGGATACGTCATGGCCGAGACCGGATACGAAGCCGGGCATGCGGTTCTTCGACTCGCTTTGGCTGATGATTCGGTCACCATCTCCGAGGCCCATGCCCGGCTGGCTTCCCTGACGGCGGGCAGGCTGGAGTTACGGCCGCAGGGCACCGAATGGGTGGACATTGCCCGTTAG
- the coaE gene encoding dephospho-CoA kinase — MLKIGLTGGIASGKSLVASRLRELGAVLVDADVLAREVVEPGTDGLARIVEVFGPGILDAQGKLDRPKLGGIVFQDPAQREVLNGIVHPLVRQAAAATIAGAGPGEIVVQDIPLLVETGQGSNFHLVVVVDAPDDVRLERMVQFRRMTTEDALARMASQATREQRNAAADVVLNNSGTRDELLAAVDALWEQRLVPFAENLSRSTRAPRPAGPVLGAHQKDWIPLAGRLAERIIAAAPEEILSVDHIGSTSVPGLAAKDVIDLQVAVADLETADRIGPVLAAAGYPAVPEVTRDTPKPSEPDPSLWQKRFHANADPGRAVNLHVRLAGSPGWRYALMFRDWLRSDTAAAKLYEAQKLELAAAFAGESSTASYAEAKEPWFTGVAWPRMEEWATRTGWTPPSYMSSAQGKRGQ, encoded by the coding sequence GTGCTGAAGATCGGGTTGACGGGCGGCATCGCCTCGGGGAAATCACTGGTGGCGTCCAGGTTGCGGGAGTTGGGGGCGGTCCTCGTGGACGCGGATGTCCTTGCGCGGGAGGTGGTGGAGCCCGGCACCGACGGCCTGGCCCGTATTGTGGAAGTGTTCGGCCCTGGGATTCTGGACGCACAGGGCAAGCTTGACCGTCCCAAGCTCGGCGGTATCGTCTTTCAGGATCCTGCTCAGCGCGAAGTGCTCAATGGAATTGTCCACCCGCTGGTACGGCAGGCCGCTGCGGCCACCATTGCCGGGGCCGGCCCCGGCGAGATCGTCGTCCAGGACATTCCGCTACTTGTCGAAACCGGGCAGGGCAGCAACTTCCATCTGGTGGTGGTGGTCGATGCCCCGGATGATGTGCGCCTTGAACGGATGGTGCAGTTTCGGCGGATGACCACCGAGGACGCGTTGGCACGTATGGCCTCACAAGCCACGCGGGAACAGCGCAACGCAGCTGCCGACGTCGTCTTGAACAACTCCGGAACCCGGGATGAATTGCTTGCCGCAGTGGATGCACTGTGGGAACAGCGGCTGGTGCCCTTCGCGGAGAACCTGAGCCGGAGCACCAGGGCCCCACGCCCAGCAGGGCCAGTGCTGGGTGCTCACCAGAAGGACTGGATTCCACTGGCCGGGCGGCTTGCCGAACGCATCATTGCCGCAGCCCCTGAAGAGATCCTTTCCGTGGATCACATAGGCTCAACATCGGTACCGGGGCTGGCCGCCAAGGACGTGATCGATCTCCAGGTGGCGGTTGCTGATCTCGAAACCGCGGACCGAATCGGCCCTGTCCTGGCCGCGGCCGGCTACCCGGCCGTGCCCGAGGTTACCCGCGATACTCCCAAGCCCTCAGAACCTGATCCCTCACTGTGGCAGAAGCGGTTTCACGCCAATGCTGATCCCGGCCGTGCCGTGAACCTGCACGTCCGGTTAGCCGGCTCGCCCGGATGGCGCTACGCGTTGATGTTCCGTGATTGGCTGCGTTCGGATACGGCAGCAGCGAAGTTGTATGAAGCCCAAAAACTCGAGTTGGCGGCCGCTTTTGCCGGGGAGAGCAGCACGGCGTCCTACGCTGAAGCCAAGGAACCTTGGTTTACCGGGGTTGCCTGGCCGCGCATGGAAGAGTGGGCCACGCGCACAGGCTGGACGCCGCCGTCGTATATGTCTTCTGCTCAAGGCAAACGCGGACAGTAG
- a CDS encoding GNAT family N-acetyltransferase: MSVIRPATVEDVPAILRMIHDLAIYEKEPDAVKNTPAMLTEVLFGENPRVYATIAENSAGTVQGFALWFLNYSTWEGVHGIYLEDLYVVPDARGEGHGKALLQHLAGTAVERGYARVEWSVLNWNEPSINFYKNLGAFPMEEWSTFRLTGDALQAFGANVGEAKEALSRG; the protein is encoded by the coding sequence ATGAGTGTAATCCGCCCCGCCACCGTTGAAGACGTTCCCGCAATCCTCCGTATGATTCACGATCTTGCCATCTACGAAAAGGAACCGGACGCCGTTAAGAACACCCCGGCCATGCTCACCGAAGTCCTTTTCGGCGAGAACCCGCGTGTCTACGCCACCATCGCGGAAAACAGTGCCGGTACAGTGCAGGGTTTTGCCCTCTGGTTCCTGAACTACTCCACCTGGGAAGGCGTTCACGGCATCTACCTTGAGGACCTCTATGTGGTTCCGGACGCGCGAGGCGAGGGCCACGGCAAGGCGCTGCTGCAGCATCTGGCCGGCACCGCCGTCGAGCGCGGTTATGCCCGTGTGGAGTGGAGTGTCCTGAATTGGAATGAACCCTCCATCAATTTCTACAAGAACCTGGGGGCCTTCCCCATGGAGGAATGGTCAACGTTCAGGTTGACCGGCGATGCACTCCAAGCCTTCGGGGCGAACGTAGGCGAGGCGAAAGAGGCTCTGAGCCGTGGCTGA
- a CDS encoding MFS transporter, with product MTTTSTTALDPQRVQRRTVFLLSSAQLLSGVGNGATLSIGSLLAVDLSGSEAWAGSITTVLTLAAAIAALPLARLAEARGRRVGLVTGLAAAMAGALLIIGAVMAQSFVLLLLGAAFLGLGTAANLQARFAAVDLAEPEHRGRSLSTVVWAITIGAVAGPNLIQPGAAVGEALGLPPIAGPFVFSAVGLFLAAGLLFAGLRPDPLLLSRRLARQAQSSGEPAAEPVRGTIRSGLRAVRSSPQAMLALAAVVAAHGVMVAVMSMTPLHLQQLVGGSHAGHHGGTTDSTDALVVIGLTISLHIAGMFALSPVWGWLTDKAGRFQTIAMGHGLLLVAVFIAGFGQHEPVLVTVGLVLLGLGWSAATIAGSTLLAESVQSGQRVTVQGVSDTLMGAAGAFGGATSGLLLAWIGYQGLNVASSLLAAAVLALTAFTAARQRVTAAAGAASG from the coding sequence GTGACTACAACTTCCACTACGGCGCTGGACCCTCAACGGGTTCAGCGCCGTACTGTTTTCCTGCTCAGTTCGGCGCAGCTGCTCAGCGGCGTTGGCAATGGGGCGACGCTCTCCATAGGCTCTTTGCTGGCCGTGGACCTCTCGGGCTCCGAGGCCTGGGCCGGTTCCATCACCACGGTTCTGACGCTGGCCGCGGCAATCGCCGCCTTGCCCCTGGCCAGGTTGGCCGAGGCACGCGGCCGTCGCGTTGGACTGGTCACTGGTTTGGCGGCTGCGATGGCCGGGGCACTGCTGATCATCGGTGCAGTCATGGCCCAGTCCTTCGTGCTGCTTTTGCTGGGCGCTGCCTTCCTTGGCCTCGGCACAGCTGCAAACCTTCAAGCGCGCTTTGCCGCCGTGGACCTCGCCGAGCCGGAGCACCGCGGGCGGTCACTGTCCACAGTTGTCTGGGCGATTACCATCGGGGCCGTGGCAGGGCCAAACCTTATCCAACCCGGAGCCGCGGTAGGTGAGGCGCTGGGGCTTCCGCCCATAGCCGGCCCGTTCGTTTTCTCTGCAGTGGGACTGTTCCTGGCTGCCGGGCTCCTGTTTGCGGGCCTCCGGCCGGACCCGCTGTTGTTGTCCCGCCGTCTGGCCCGCCAGGCTCAATCGAGCGGTGAGCCGGCAGCGGAGCCCGTGCGGGGAACCATCAGGTCCGGTCTTCGTGCTGTCCGTTCATCGCCACAGGCCATGCTCGCCCTGGCCGCTGTCGTAGCTGCCCACGGCGTCATGGTGGCTGTTATGTCCATGACACCCCTGCACCTTCAACAGCTTGTGGGTGGATCCCACGCCGGACACCATGGCGGAACCACCGACAGCACGGATGCACTGGTGGTCATAGGTCTGACGATCTCCCTGCACATCGCGGGAATGTTCGCCTTGTCCCCGGTATGGGGATGGCTCACGGATAAGGCCGGCCGCTTCCAGACCATCGCCATGGGGCACGGGCTCCTGCTGGTGGCGGTCTTCATTGCCGGATTCGGCCAGCACGAACCCGTGTTGGTGACCGTCGGATTGGTTCTCCTGGGTCTGGGCTGGTCCGCGGCGACCATTGCCGGTTCAACTCTCTTGGCAGAGAGCGTCCAATCCGGGCAACGGGTTACCGTCCAAGGCGTTTCGGACACGTTGATGGGCGCCGCCGGAGCATTCGGGGGAGCAACGTCCGGCCTGCTCCTTGCCTGGATCGGCTATCAGGGGCTCAACGTAGCTTCCAGTCTTCTGGCCGCCGCCGTGCTGGCCCTGACCGCCTTTACTGCTGCCCGCCAGCGTGTAACAGCCGCTGCCGGCGCGGCTTCCGGATAG
- a CDS encoding alpha/beta fold hydrolase — translation MDVDRRPGDNGHWIKARHEFRGLRTVEHYFTVPLVHQAEVPGETITIFAREYSSTDHSAQEAATLPWLLFLQGGPGGRGNRVTSLSGWMKAAAKDFRILMLDQRGTGLSAPIERQSLELRGDAAAQAEYLTHFRADSIVADAESIRGVLGSGPWSVLGQSFGGFCALTYLSFAPEGLREVLITGGLAPLHGSADRVYQATFRRVAARNAEYFSWYPEDREQLTRIVRHLERQPEFLASGERLTPERFQMVGSFLGGNTRVHALHYLLEDAFIDTPSGERLSESFLEQVRGLVSRAGNPLYAVLHESIYGQGTATAWAAWRVLEDYPEFKPDAQEPLLTGEMVYPWYFEQDPALVPLREVAEQLAARQDWQPLYDPARLATNTVPVAAAVYEDDIYVDHDLSLETAAAVQGLQTWVTSDFHHDGIGEDGEGIFRRLFGMVRSRR, via the coding sequence GTGGACGTTGACCGACGTCCCGGCGACAACGGCCACTGGATCAAGGCCCGTCATGAATTCCGTGGACTCCGGACCGTGGAGCACTACTTCACGGTTCCCTTGGTGCATCAGGCAGAAGTTCCCGGCGAGACGATAACGATTTTCGCCAGGGAGTATTCCTCCACGGACCATTCAGCGCAAGAGGCTGCCACTTTGCCGTGGCTGCTGTTCCTTCAAGGCGGTCCCGGCGGCAGGGGCAACCGCGTCACCTCGTTGTCGGGCTGGATGAAGGCGGCCGCCAAGGATTTCCGCATCCTGATGCTGGACCAACGGGGCACCGGATTGTCTGCGCCGATTGAGCGGCAATCGCTGGAGCTCAGGGGCGACGCAGCCGCGCAAGCAGAATATTTGACTCATTTCCGCGCCGATTCAATCGTGGCTGACGCGGAGTCAATCCGGGGAGTCCTGGGCTCCGGACCATGGTCCGTGCTCGGACAGAGCTTCGGTGGTTTCTGTGCCTTAACGTACCTTTCTTTCGCACCGGAAGGGCTGCGTGAGGTGCTGATCACCGGCGGCTTGGCCCCGCTTCACGGTTCAGCGGATCGCGTCTATCAAGCAACATTCCGTCGTGTGGCCGCCAGGAACGCCGAGTACTTCTCCTGGTACCCCGAGGACAGGGAACAACTCACACGGATAGTCCGTCATTTGGAACGCCAGCCTGAATTCCTGGCAAGCGGTGAACGGTTGACGCCGGAGCGTTTTCAGATGGTGGGATCATTCCTCGGCGGGAACACCAGGGTGCATGCCCTCCATTACCTTCTGGAGGACGCATTCATAGACACTCCCTCCGGTGAACGGTTGTCGGAATCGTTCCTTGAACAGGTACGGGGACTCGTCAGCCGTGCGGGCAATCCACTCTATGCCGTCCTCCACGAGTCCATCTATGGTCAGGGCACGGCGACGGCCTGGGCGGCTTGGCGGGTGCTGGAGGACTACCCCGAGTTCAAACCTGATGCCCAGGAGCCGCTGCTCACCGGGGAGATGGTGTATCCCTGGTACTTCGAACAGGATCCCGCGCTGGTTCCCTTGCGTGAGGTGGCCGAGCAACTCGCGGCCCGCCAGGACTGGCAGCCGCTGTATGACCCCGCCCGCTTGGCCACCAACACGGTTCCTGTTGCTGCGGCCGTGTATGAGGATGACATCTACGTGGACCACGATCTCTCGTTGGAGACCGCGGCGGCTGTGCAGGGACTCCAGACCTGGGTTACATCGGACTTCCACCACGACGGCATCGGGGAAGACGGCGAGGGCATCTTCAGGAGACTGTTCGGCATGGTGCGCTCCCGGCGCTAG